A part of Streptomyces sp. NBC_01235 genomic DNA contains:
- a CDS encoding TetR/AcrR family transcriptional regulator has protein sequence MSSTVRGARARARIEVTAAIKDEARRQLASEGAAKLSLRAVARELGMVSSALYRYFPSRDDLLTALIIDAYDSLGERAEAAHAAVADAAPVERWVTVGEAARGWALAHPHEYALIYGSPVPGYSAPEATVPAAARVGVLLIDIVRDAHRAHALEVPLLTDDLVPEAVRMAADLAPDLPPGAVAALVAAWAQLFGLVGFELFGQFNRVVEERDPFFRHAITRLAHEVGLR, from the coding sequence ATGAGCAGCACCGTTCGAGGGGCACGCGCCCGCGCCAGGATCGAAGTCACCGCCGCCATCAAGGACGAGGCCCGTAGACAGCTCGCGTCCGAGGGCGCCGCCAAGCTCTCGCTGCGAGCCGTGGCCCGTGAGCTCGGCATGGTCTCCTCCGCGCTGTACCGCTACTTCCCCAGCCGCGACGACCTGCTCACCGCTCTCATCATCGACGCCTACGACTCCCTCGGCGAGAGAGCGGAGGCCGCGCACGCCGCCGTCGCCGACGCCGCTCCCGTCGAGCGCTGGGTCACGGTCGGCGAGGCTGCCCGCGGCTGGGCGCTGGCGCATCCGCACGAGTACGCGCTGATCTACGGCTCGCCGGTGCCCGGCTACAGTGCGCCCGAGGCGACCGTTCCGGCCGCGGCCCGCGTCGGCGTCCTCCTGATCGACATCGTGCGCGACGCACACCGGGCGCACGCGCTGGAAGTACCACTCCTGACGGACGACCTGGTCCCCGAGGCGGTGCGCATGGCGGCCGATCTCGCCCCCGACCTTCCACCGGGCGCGGTCGCCGCGCTCGTGGCCGCCTGGGCCCAGCTGTTCGGGCTGGTCGGCTTCGAGCTGTTCGGGCAGTTCAACCGGGTCGTGGAGGAACGCGACCCGTTCTTCCGACACGCGATCACACGACTCGCCCACGAGGTGGGGCTGCGCTAG
- a CDS encoding nitroreductase/quinone reductase family protein — protein MSSSSYYLKGSPLNVRLNSVIGWLARHGFSLMGSAEMSVRGRKSGQMQRIPVNPHSYDGTQYLVSARGHSQWVRNMRVAGGGELRVGRKVRVFSAVELPDEEKLPILRTYLEKWGWEVNQYFQGVTAKSTDEEIVAAAGDHPVFRITVEG, from the coding sequence ATGTCGTCATCGTCGTACTACCTCAAGGGCAGCCCGCTCAACGTCCGTCTCAACAGTGTCATCGGCTGGCTGGCCCGGCACGGGTTCAGCCTCATGGGCTCGGCGGAGATGTCCGTCCGCGGTCGCAAGAGCGGCCAGATGCAGCGCATCCCCGTCAACCCGCACTCCTACGACGGCACCCAGTACCTGGTCTCGGCCCGCGGCCACTCGCAGTGGGTGCGCAACATGCGGGTCGCCGGTGGCGGAGAGCTGCGGGTCGGGCGCAAGGTGCGCGTGTTCTCCGCGGTCGAGCTTCCCGACGAGGAGAAGCTCCCGATCCTGCGGACCTACCTGGAGAAGTGGGGCTGGGAGGTCAACCAGTACTTCCAGGGCGTCACGGCCAAGTCCACGGACGAGGAGATCGTCGCGGCGGCCGGTGACCACCCCGTCTTCCGGATCACGGTCGAGGGCTGA
- a CDS encoding geranylgeranyl reductase family protein — protein sequence MRRVWDVLVVGAGPAGASAAYAAAVTGRRVLLLEKAELPRYKTCGGGIIGPSRDALPPGFELPLRDRVHAVTFSNNGRFTRTRRSRQMLFGLINRPEFDQQLVEHAQKAGAELRTGVTVQRVEQHGSAVPDRRTVAVVLQGGETLLARSVVGADGSASRIGAHVGVKLDQVDLGLEAEIPVPETVAEDWKGRVLIDWGPMPGSYGWVFPKGDTLTVGVISARGEGAATKRYLEDFIGRLGLAGFEPSISSGHLTRCRADDSPLSRGRVLVCGDAAGLLEPWTREGISFALRSGRLAGEWAVRIAEAHDAVDTRRQALNYAFAVKAGLGVEMSVGKRLLTLFERRPGLFHAALTGFRPAWRAFTDITRGRTTLGELVRTHPMAQRALTAMDRRQAQAVAAPVAEESES from the coding sequence ATGCGGCGGGTGTGGGACGTCCTCGTGGTGGGCGCGGGACCGGCGGGGGCTTCGGCCGCCTACGCGGCGGCGGTCACGGGGCGGCGGGTGCTGTTGCTGGAGAAGGCGGAGCTGCCCCGTTACAAGACGTGCGGCGGCGGCATCATCGGACCCTCGCGTGACGCGTTGCCACCCGGCTTCGAGCTGCCCTTGCGCGACCGGGTGCACGCGGTGACCTTCTCGAACAACGGGCGCTTCACCCGGACCCGGCGCTCCCGGCAGATGCTGTTCGGGCTGATCAACCGGCCGGAGTTCGATCAGCAGCTCGTCGAGCACGCCCAGAAGGCGGGCGCCGAGCTGCGCACGGGCGTCACCGTGCAGCGGGTCGAGCAGCACGGCTCGGCCGTTCCCGACCGGCGCACGGTCGCGGTCGTCCTGCAAGGCGGCGAGACCCTGCTGGCACGGTCGGTGGTCGGCGCGGACGGCAGCGCGAGCCGGATAGGCGCGCATGTCGGCGTGAAGCTCGACCAGGTGGATCTCGGCCTGGAGGCGGAGATCCCGGTGCCGGAGACGGTCGCCGAGGACTGGAAGGGCCGTGTCCTCATCGACTGGGGTCCGATGCCCGGCAGCTACGGCTGGGTGTTCCCCAAGGGGGACACGCTGACGGTCGGCGTGATCTCGGCGCGCGGCGAGGGCGCCGCCACCAAGCGCTACCTGGAGGACTTCATCGGGCGGCTCGGCCTCGCCGGGTTCGAGCCGAGCATCTCCTCCGGCCACCTCACCCGCTGCCGAGCCGACGACTCCCCGCTCTCGCGCGGGCGGGTGCTCGTGTGCGGGGACGCGGCGGGTCTGCTGGAGCCGTGGACCCGCGAGGGCATCTCCTTCGCGCTGCGTTCGGGCCGGCTGGCGGGCGAGTGGGCGGTCCGTATCGCCGAGGCGCACGACGCGGTGGACACCCGCCGCCAGGCGCTGAACTACGCCTTCGCGGTCAAGGCGGGCCTCGGTGTGGAGATGAGCGTCGGCAAGCGGCTGCTCACCCTCTTCGAGCGGCGGCCCGGGCTCTTCCACGCGGCCCTGACCGGTTTCCGCCCGGCGTGGCGGGCGTTCACCGACATCACACGCGGTCGCACGACTCTCGGCGAGCTCGTCCGCACCCACCCGATGGCCCAGCGGGCGCTGACCGCGATGGACCGGCGGCAGGCGCAAGCGGTGGCGGCGCCGGTGGCCGAGGAGAGCGAGTCCTGA
- a CDS encoding dipeptidase, whose protein sequence is MSSNPVAETVASLMPRARAELTELVAFESVADFDQFPRSESEAAANWITAALRAEGFQDVALLDTPDGTQSVYGRLPGPAGAKTVLLYAHYDVQPPLDEAGWTTPPFELTERDGRWYGRGSADCKGGFIMHLLALRALKANGGVPVHVKVIVEGSEEQGTGGLERYAEEHPDLLTADTIVIGDAGNFRVGLPTVTSTLRGMTMLRVRIDTLEGNLHSGQFGGAAPDALGALIRVLDSLRAEDGSTTVDGLTDDSRWEGLQYDEGQFRQDAKVLEGVELIGSGTVADRIWARPAVTVLGIDCPPVVGATPSVQASARALISLRVPPGVDAAEATKLLQAHLEAHTPWGARVSTEQIGQGQAFSADTTSPAYAAMAEAMAVAYPGQDMQYAGQGGSIPLCNTLAALYPRAEIILIGLSEPEAQIHAVDESVSPEELERLSVAEALFLRNYAAS, encoded by the coding sequence ATGTCGTCGAATCCGGTCGCCGAGACCGTCGCCTCGCTCATGCCCAGGGCGCGGGCGGAGCTCACCGAACTGGTGGCCTTCGAGTCGGTGGCGGACTTCGACCAGTTCCCCAGGAGCGAGAGCGAGGCCGCCGCGAACTGGATCACGGCCGCGCTGCGCGCCGAGGGCTTCCAGGACGTGGCCCTGCTCGACACCCCCGACGGCACCCAGTCGGTGTACGGCCGTCTGCCCGGCCCCGCCGGCGCGAAGACCGTTCTGCTCTACGCCCACTACGACGTACAGCCGCCGCTGGACGAGGCCGGCTGGACCACTCCGCCCTTCGAGCTGACCGAGCGCGACGGCCGCTGGTACGGCCGTGGCAGCGCCGACTGCAAGGGCGGCTTCATCATGCACCTGCTCGCCCTGCGCGCCCTCAAGGCCAACGGCGGCGTCCCGGTCCACGTCAAGGTCATCGTCGAGGGCTCCGAGGAGCAGGGCACGGGTGGTCTGGAGCGGTACGCCGAGGAGCACCCGGACCTGCTGACGGCCGACACGATCGTCATCGGCGACGCGGGCAACTTCCGTGTCGGACTGCCGACGGTCACCTCCACCCTGCGCGGCATGACCATGCTGCGGGTGCGGATCGACACCCTCGAGGGCAACCTGCACTCCGGCCAGTTCGGCGGCGCCGCGCCCGACGCGCTGGGCGCGCTGATCCGCGTCCTGGACTCGCTGCGCGCCGAGGACGGCTCGACCACCGTCGACGGGCTGACCGACGACTCGCGCTGGGAGGGCCTCCAGTACGACGAGGGCCAGTTCCGCCAGGACGCGAAGGTGCTGGAGGGCGTCGAGCTGATCGGCTCGGGCACGGTCGCCGACCGCATCTGGGCCCGGCCCGCCGTCACCGTCCTCGGCATCGACTGCCCGCCCGTGGTCGGCGCCACTCCTTCCGTGCAGGCGAGCGCCCGCGCGCTGATCAGCCTGCGCGTGCCGCCGGGCGTGGACGCGGCCGAGGCGACGAAGCTGCTCCAGGCGCACCTGGAGGCGCACACGCCGTGGGGCGCGCGCGTGAGCACCGAGCAGATCGGCCAAGGCCAGGCGTTCAGCGCCGACACCACCAGCCCGGCGTACGCGGCGATGGCCGAGGCCATGGCGGTCGCCTACCCCGGTCAGGACATGCAGTACGCGGGCCAGGGTGGTTCCATCCCCCTCTGCAACACCCTCGCCGCCCTCTACCCGCGGGCGGAGATCATCCTCATCGGCCTGAGCGAGCCGGAGGCGCAGATCCACGCGGTCGACGAGAGCGTGTCCCCCGAGGAACTGGAGCGGCTGTCGGTGGCGGAGGCCCTGTTCCTGCGCAACTACGCGGCGAGCTGA
- a CDS encoding NUDIX hydrolase, with product MTVVWINGAFGAGKTTTARELIDLIPNSTLFDPEVIGGALPHLLPPKRLAEVGDFQDLPIWRRLVIDTAAALLAELGGTLVVPMTLLRQEYRDEIFGGLAARRIAVRHVLLAPAETILRERIANREVPCDLPDGEIRIRQWSYDHIEPYHAALASWLTADAHPVDNGALTPHETAARIAEAVAAGAVSACDIVQTPEPTAETVAAGVLLFDEQDRVLLVDPTYKPGWEFPGGVVEPGEAPARAGVREVEEETGIRLADVPRLLVVDWERPEPPRYGGLRLLFDGGRLDPAAVAGLLLPGPELRAWRFVTEEEAADLLPPVRYERLRWALRAREQGAALYLEAGIPTG from the coding sequence GTGACCGTCGTCTGGATCAACGGCGCGTTCGGTGCGGGGAAGACAACCACCGCACGGGAATTGATCGACCTGATCCCGAACAGCACGCTCTTCGACCCCGAGGTCATCGGCGGGGCACTCCCGCACCTGCTACCGCCCAAACGACTCGCCGAGGTCGGCGACTTCCAGGACCTGCCGATCTGGCGACGGCTCGTGATCGACACGGCGGCCGCGCTGCTCGCCGAGCTGGGCGGCACCCTCGTCGTCCCCATGACCCTGCTGCGCCAGGAGTACCGGGACGAGATCTTCGGCGGCCTCGCCGCCCGCCGGATCGCGGTCCGGCATGTCCTCCTCGCTCCGGCGGAAACGATCCTGCGCGAGCGAATAGCCAACCGGGAGGTCCCTTGCGACCTCCCGGACGGCGAGATACGGATCCGGCAGTGGTCGTACGATCACATCGAGCCGTACCACGCCGCCCTCGCCTCCTGGCTCACCGCCGACGCCCACCCCGTGGACAACGGCGCCCTCACCCCGCACGAGACGGCCGCCCGGATCGCCGAGGCCGTCGCCGCCGGCGCCGTGTCCGCGTGCGACATCGTGCAGACCCCCGAGCCCACCGCCGAGACGGTGGCCGCCGGCGTGCTCCTCTTCGACGAGCAGGACCGGGTGCTGCTCGTCGACCCGACGTACAAGCCCGGCTGGGAGTTCCCGGGCGGGGTGGTGGAGCCGGGCGAGGCGCCCGCGCGCGCGGGCGTGCGCGAGGTCGAGGAGGAGACCGGGATCCGGCTGGCGGACGTACCACGGCTGCTGGTCGTCGACTGGGAACGGCCGGAGCCTCCCCGCTACGGCGGGCTGCGCCTCCTCTTCGACGGCGGCCGGCTCGACCCGGCGGCCGTGGCGGGGCTGCTGCTGCCCGGCCCCGAACTGCGGGCCTGGCGCTTCGTCACCGAGGAGGAGGCGGCCGACCTGCTGCCGCCGGTCCGCTACGAGCGACTGCGCTGGGCGCTGCGGGCCCGCGAGCAGGGGGCCGCGCTCTACCTGGAGGCGGGCATCCCCACGGGTTAG
- a CDS encoding ADP-ribosylglycohydrolase family protein has protein sequence MSGPHHAHASLDGLVTGDAFGDSWFTRSDEPAEALWAAREPRPAPWLWTDDSAMAFVLFAHLTAHGEVRPDGLAREFAAEYGRDPGRKYGPSMHGVLRRIAEGEDWRAVTTGQFGGQGSYGNGAAMRVAPLGAWFRDDLAAVREQATLSALATHAHPEAVAGAVAVAVAAALAAGCEGPDAPVRAAFLREVAAQVPDSDVRSGVLVAANLPERTSVRHAASVLGSGTLISAPDTVPFALWSAAGHMNDLPEALWQTVGGWGDRDTTCAIAGGVVAARTGTSTVPTAWLQAREGIPAGSGWDALAAARLGVG, from the coding sequence ATGAGCGGTCCGCACCACGCCCACGCCAGTCTGGACGGGCTCGTCACGGGTGACGCCTTCGGTGACAGTTGGTTCACCCGCTCCGACGAACCCGCCGAGGCGCTGTGGGCGGCCCGGGAGCCGCGTCCGGCGCCCTGGCTGTGGACGGACGACTCAGCGATGGCGTTCGTCCTGTTCGCCCACCTGACGGCGCACGGGGAGGTCCGTCCGGACGGCCTTGCGCGGGAGTTCGCCGCCGAGTACGGCCGCGACCCGGGCCGCAAGTACGGCCCGTCCATGCACGGCGTGCTGCGGCGCATCGCCGAGGGCGAGGACTGGCGGGCGGTGACGACGGGGCAGTTCGGCGGACAGGGTTCCTACGGCAACGGCGCGGCGATGCGGGTCGCCCCGCTGGGGGCCTGGTTCCGGGACGACCTGGCCGCGGTCCGTGAGCAGGCCACGCTCTCCGCGCTGGCCACCCACGCCCACCCGGAGGCGGTCGCGGGCGCGGTGGCCGTGGCGGTCGCCGCGGCGCTGGCTGCCGGCTGCGAGGGCCCGGACGCCCCTGTGCGCGCGGCCTTCTTGCGAGAAGTCGCCGCGCAGGTGCCGGACAGCGACGTCCGCTCCGGAGTGCTGGTGGCGGCGAACCTGCCCGAGCGTACGTCGGTGCGCCACGCGGCGTCCGTGCTGGGCTCGGGGACGCTGATCTCGGCTCCGGACACGGTGCCGTTCGCCCTCTGGTCCGCTGCGGGGCACATGAACGACCTGCCCGAGGCCCTGTGGCAGACCGTGGGCGGGTGGGGCGACCGTGACACGACCTGCGCCATCGCGGGAGGCGTGGTAGCGGCCCGCACCGGCACGAGCACCGTCCCCACCGCCTGGCTTCAGGCCCGCGAGGGCATCCCCGCCGGGAGCGGCTGGGACGCCCTCGCAGCGGCGCGGCTGGGCGTCGGCTGA